The Aspergillus chevalieri M1 DNA, chromosome 5, nearly complete sequence genome includes a region encoding these proteins:
- a CDS encoding glycoside hydrolase family 5 protein (CAZy:GH5;~COG:G;~EggNog:ENOG410PJ02;~InterPro:IPR017853,IPR001547;~PFAM:PF00150;~SECRETED:SignalP(1-18);~go_function: GO:0004553 - hydrolase activity, hydrolyzing O-glycosyl compounds [Evidence IEA];~go_process: GO:0071704 - organic substance metabolic process [Evidence IEA]), which produces MNIARLTTLGALVSLAAAWLPETNKQITASNGTNLFSKSNGKIRGVNMGSQFIFEPWIGESAWSDMGCGDQKSEFDCVSSLGQEKANSAFTEHWDTWITEEDISEIQSYGLNTIRIPVGYWMKEDLVYRDSEHFPQGGFEYLERLCGWASDAGLYIIMDLHGLPGAQTAENPFTGQYASEPGFYEDYQYERALKFLEWMTTNIHQNDKFRNVGMLEIVNEPVQEEDKAASLRAGYYPNAFRVRLLPLPCGQEQQANPSQRIRAAEQKLSVNQNDYLHIQMMDENWGAGDPNQYLDDLYYAAYDDHRYLKWANIDASHDSYISTSCSDELDSNTPLIVGEWSLAVADDIESDSDWDPDSNTDFYKKWFAAQITAYEKQQGWVFWTWKAQLGDYRWSYQDAVSAGVIPTDLNSALNTGACG; this is translated from the exons ATGAACATCGCCAGACTCACCACCCTCGGAGCCCTGGTCAGCCTCGCGGCCGCCTGGCTACCAGAGACCAACAAGCAAATCACCGCCAGCAATGGCACAAACCTCTTTTCTAAATCCAACGGCAAAATCCGCGGCGTGAACATGGGCTCCCAATTTATCTTTGAGCCCTGGATCGGCGAATCTGCCTGGTCCGACATGGGCTGCGGCGACCAGAAGTCCGAGTTCGACTGCGTGTCGAGTCTCGGCCAGGAAAAAGCCAACAGTGCATTCACTGAGCACTGGGACACCTGGATCACCGAGGAAGACATCAGCGAGATCCAAAGCTATGGTCTGAACACCATTCGTATTCCGGTTGGGTACTGGATGAAAGAAGATCTCGTGTACCGCGACAGCGAGCATTTTCCGCAGGGCGGGTTCGAGTACCTCGAGAGGCTTTGTGGATGGGCCAGTGATGCTGGTTTGTATATTATTATGGACCTGCATGGGCTTCCCGGTGCGCAGACTGCTGAGAACCCGTTTACGGGCCAGTATGCTTCGGAACCCGGGTTCTACGAGGATTACCAGTATGAGCGCGCGCTGAAGTTTCTTGAGTGGATGACGACCAACATCCACCAGAACGACAAATTCCGTAACGTGGGTATGCTGGAGATTGTCAACGAGCCGGTGCAGGAAGAAGACAAGGCTGCTTCCTTGCGCGCGGGTTACTATCCGAATGCATTCCGAGTTCGTCTCCTCCCCTTGCCTTGTGGCCAGGAGCAGCAAGCTAACCCTTCCCAGCGAATCCGCGCCGCTGAGCAGAAACTCTCGGTCAACCAAAACGACTATCTGCACATCCAAATGATGGATGAGAACTGGGGCGCCGGCGACCCTAACCAGTACCTGGACGATCTCTACTACGCTGCTTACGACGACCATCGGTACTTAAAATGGGCTAATATCGACGCCTCGCATGACAGCTACATCAGCACTTCTTGCAGTGACGAGCTGGATAGCAACACCCCGCTTATTGTGGGCGAATGGAGCTTGGCTGTCGCGGATGATATTGAGTCGGACTCGGACTGGGATCCGGACTCAAACACTGATTTCTATAAGAAGTGGTTTGCAGCGCAGATCACTGCATATGAGAAGCAGCAGGGGTGGGTGTTCTGGACTTGGAAGGCTCAGTTGGGAGATTATCGGTGGTCGTATCAAG ATGCGGTTTCGGCTGGTGTGATTCCTACTGATCTCAACTCGGCTCTGAATACGGGGGCGTGTGGGTAA
- a CDS encoding uncharacterized protein (COG:S;~EggNog:ENOG410PZQK;~InterPro:IPR018487,IPR036375): MVRRQYSRIEFTPGIPAQAPQTSASLVDTVVPVQGHRDQLYVFFGGRYLEIKIDDNPNDNSVNGGARTIPSGWKSLEKVGFDIVDAAVVVPGNTNQLYFFELKGWPNLVEAGFDAINAIVESPSGEDVYYVFCGDKYAKIKIDTSRKDTLNLSTRLISSGWKTLDGWA; encoded by the exons ATGGTCCGCAGACAGTACTCCCGGATCGAATTCACCCCAGGCATCCCAGCCCAGGCACCCCAGACGAGCGCCTCGTT AGTCGACACCGTCGTCCCCGTGCAGGGCCACAGAGACCAACTCTacgtcttcttcggcggcCGCTATCTCGAAATCAAAATCGACGACAACCCCAACGACAACTCTGTCAACGGCGGCGCCCGCACGATCCCCAGCGGATGGAAGTCGCTTGAAAAGGTGGGCTTCGACATTGTTGACGCAGCGGTGGTCGTCCCGGGGAATACCAACCAGCTGTACTTTTTCGAGCTTAAA GGATGGCCGAATCTTGTCGAGGCTGGGTTTGATGCTATTAATGCTATTGTGGAGAGTCCTAGTGGCGAGGACGTGTATTATGTCTTCTGTGGAGACAAGTATGCTAAGATCAAGATTGACACTTCCCGTAAGGATACGCTCAACTTGTCGACTAGATTGATTAGTTCGGGGTGGAAGACGCTTGATGGATGGGCTTGA
- a CDS encoding uncharacterized protein (COG:K;~EggNog:ENOG410PKPQ;~InterPro:IPR036864,IPR007219,IPR004507,IPR001138;~PFAM:PF00172;~go_function: GO:0000981 - DNA-binding transcription factor activity, RNA polymerase II-specific [Evidence IEA];~go_function: GO:0003677 - DNA binding [Evidence IEA];~go_function: GO:0008270 - zinc ion binding [Evidence IEA];~go_process: GO:0006351 - transcription, DNA-templated [Evidence IEA];~go_process: GO:0006355 - regulation of transcription, DNA-templated [Evidence IEA]), with translation MSATAPSVYPIRRRPRVCKTCLPCRASKVRCDRNLPCGNCAKRNFTCSYSQAPLSTGATIHNPPQQPSTLSPSQQQHILQRDIHPRNAYPSVTVTPSDSSIPSVRFTPDQGRYQYAAENHEAGADGDGFVGDDEGDDEDEDESSDTVNISQAEWEDIHTKMGAMEQILNSLHSLFQSHSGRRRKGPDPPPPPSSSSSSFTSSFEESPPAETEADRERRHSPQVGNIFRPSPLLKKGTIHIGSRSALVDIFNKSRTSDDTARALPKDDLLAELALGNQSVAYPFVDLWSSDPFTFNIVAVCDVLPEDVQCHRFFDYYRNIGAVLYPVLSDITQVEQNVQQLLRNRAASGGGYHPDDNGLVKPFGMSLGFLSLLFAILASGCQLSDLSASERELTSWVYVSCSYQCLRMMNYVAQPTVEVIQILLIISNVLSYNMNAGASYTLLGMTERMCMVLGLHVETPGFSRFEQAVRRRVWWTMAFQNSHFSLAYDRPSITMVSQPEIPYDRKSMPGHRSYFESLCRVVSLALEVLRGRLDPEHSHIRYHDIREYKQRMHRILAEAAPHLRFADRCVTIADNIERTELRLHSCYLISVLCRVSLDPDSHLDGHRRALVREDCIANLIGTIEAFVELHSISHHCSRSWISVQRTIACAFLLVAHDGQSNPRTGLLVQKLQDVLADHVYADGAAAHNSRTDSAKHLASSLRALREINAAFQARQMRTPPDSGVVSKSDTPNITVTLPAASGSMMINPSMAAPVMPGYGQGQSYVPMEYEYPDMRNILDQVSDVMLFPSMAE, from the exons ATGTCCGCCACGGCCCCCTCAGTCTACCCAATCCGACGCAGGCCTCGTGTATGCAAGACATGTCTCCCCTGCCGAGCTAGTAAAGTGCGCTGCGATCGCAACCTGCCGTGCGGGAACTGCGCAAAGCGCAACTTCACCTGTTCATACAGCCAGGCGCCACTGTCGACTGGCGCGACAATACATAATCCACCACAACAACCGTCTACATTATCCCcgtcgcagcagcagcatatCTTGCAGAGAGATATACATCCGAGGAACGCGTATCCTAGTGTGACCGTTACGCCGTCGGATTCGTCGATCCCATCTGTCCGGTTTACGCCAGATCAGGGTCGGTATCAATACGCTGCTGAGAACCATGAGGCTGGGGCTGATGGTGATGGTTTTGTGGGGGATGATGAAggcgatgacgaggatgaggacgagtCGTCGGATACCGTGAATATCTCGCAGGCGGAGTGGGAGGATATACATACCAAGATGGGCGCGATGGAGCAAATTCTGAACAGTCTGCACTCGCTATTTCAGTCGCATTCAGGGCGTCGTCGCAAAGGTCCTGatcctccaccaccaccctcgtcctcgtcctcttcttttACATCATCGTTTGAAGAATCGCCACCGGCAGAGACAGAGGCAGATAGAGAAAGACGCCACTCCCCGCAAGTTGGAAATATCTTTCGACCAAGCCCGCTGCTGAAAAAGGGTACTATACATATTGGTTCGCGATCTGCGTTGGTGGATATCTTCAATAAGTCGAGGACATCCGATGACACTGCCCGGGCTTTGCCCAAGGATGATCTGCTTGCGGAGTTGGCGCTGGGGAATCAGTCCGTCGCTTATCCGTTTGTCGATCTTTGGTCGTCGGACCCGTTTACGTTTAATATTGTTGCAGTATGTGATGTGTTACCGGAGGATGTGCAATGCCATAG ATTTTTCGATTACTACAGAAACATCGGCGCCGTTTTATACCCCGTTCTTTCAGATATCACCCAAGTTGAGCAGAATGTACAGCAACTATTACGGAATCGCGCAGCATCTGGCGGAGGATACCATCCAGATGATAATGGCCTGGTGAAGCCGTTTGGTATGAGCTTGGGCTTTTTGAGTCTGCTCTTTGCCATTCTTGCTTCTGGTTGCCAATTGTCTGATCTGTCTGCCAGTGAGCGGGAGTTGACCTCGTGGGTCTATG TATCCTGTTCATATCAGTGTCTGCGGATGATGAATTATGTCGCGCAACCCACTGTAGAGGTTATACAGATCTTGTTGATTATTAGCAATGTTTTGTCGTATAATATGAATGCCGGCGCCTCGTATACCCTACTTG GAATGACGGAGCGGATGTGCATGGTCCTCGGTCTTCATGTAGAAACGCCAGGGTTTTCGCGATTTGAGCAAGCGGTTCGCAGGAGAGTATG GTGGACAATGGCCTTCCAAAACAGCCATTTCTCGCTAGCTTATGACAGACCGTCCATCACCATGGTCAGTCAGCCGGAGATACCATATGACCGTAAATCGATGCCCGGACATCGATCGTATTTTGAGTCACTCTGCCGGGTAGTATCACTAGCACTCGAGGTCCTTCGAGGACGACTAGACCCGGAACATTCCCACATTCGATATCACGATATTCGCGAATATAAGCAGCGCATGCATCGCATTCTGGCAGAAGCTGCCCCACACTTGCGATTCGCAGACCGTTGCGTCACGATAGCTGACAACATTGAGCGGACGGAGTTGCGGTTGCATTCGTGTTACCTGATCTCCGTGCTATGTCGGGTTTCGCTAGATCCGGACTCGCATCTAGATGGCCATCGCCGCGCTCTAGTCCGTGAGGACTGTATAGCGAATCTCATCGGCACCATCGAAGCATTCGTCGAGCTGCACTCAATCAGTCACCACTGTTCACGGTCCTGGATCAGCGTGCAGCGCACAATCGCATGCGCATTCCTCCTAGTCGCACATGACGGCCAATCAAACCCCCGCACAGGCCTCCTAGTTCAAAAACTCCAAGACGTCCTCGCAGACCACGTATACGCCGACGGCGCAGCAGCCCACAACAGCCGCACCGACTCAGCCAAGCATCTGGCAAGTTCCCTCCGTGCTCTCCGTGAAATCAACGCAGCATTCCAGGCGAGACAGATGCGCACGCCGCCGGATAGTGGTGTCGTGTCCAAGTCTGATACACCGAATATAACCGTGACGCTGCCGGCAGCTTCGGGGTCGATGATGATTAACCCGAGTATGGCAGCACCTGTGATGCCGGGGTACGGCCAGGGCCAGAGTTATGTTCCCATGGAGTACGAGTATCCGGATATGCGCAACATTCTTGATCAGGTTTCGGATGTTATGTTGTTTCCGAGCATGGCGGAGTGA
- a CDS encoding N-alpha-acetyltransferase 35, NatC auxiliary subunit (BUSCO:EOG09261IFQ;~COG:S;~EggNog:ENOG410PH4J;~InterPro:IPR007244;~PFAM:PF04112;~go_component: GO:0031417 - NatC complex [Evidence IEA];~go_process: GO:0017196 - N-terminal peptidyl-methionine acetylation [Evidence IEA]) has translation MLPNNQVRVSSTRVVSQTVCSDITDKFTNAASKLSTGQLVKDEYFTLFEAVGALEIMDSRMDSGYIGPGENQAQALEDDYDVTRELTPEEVLGIMDELLCHEMAWHMGHPLSQTLFTSLYLDKLLWPVPKTVEEARFDRANMNSEKERSPLLHLVLRAYCLALVKACDFVHDRIAHEYYYEEEDFVTQLYNRTLLSQFDMTHFVKLIDQAILWIDQQKGTIDDELRDAIKCRLSLRRGLLHALDEDEDIKTKSTEHFTTCLPHVSSLSESSSLGKQIPEAFSEKIQRKLASTVPPRPIVRIDFEDALVHLKRLCQDAIDLREVLDYRGPHNFRVAIWTLLSRKPQPSVYIRALTQALLVNNTNVLGSIQVKDFLYSDLMELVFPSSVLLQSNTDETEMPSDPRFQIAKHMDGFVKRFGQPFVDTYRCACLNRCRVRRTLCHTVLDWDQLQMEAEDLDEQLRTLSREPPLPLPNGDTTYSYPLSSWTYHQKLCQFRLIIQLGFELSIYSPEELPGMYWYLSHICSTHLGHIDRIRTFIASTAKRNLSSLIGKKRHVLGQQLAAQRSLRLLERITTQVVAIDAFAISLHALYVLLVRHNILPTASSAQAYSSERLRYELRMKPFLPVSLPELVPYEEFRREAVLEGDSDTIVLDRATRAISEARKAWEATLAHGPFLPDSDGKVNKAPAIEEDWKRDIKDTMKACIGASIAIESVKKALAGRKDLSDPPSTPIGLRVEIPGIGSKARWHDWWAVPQVSPAK, from the exons ATGCTGCCGAACAACCAAGTCCGCGTCTCGTCGACGCGAGTCGTTTCGCAAACTGTTTGCAGCGACATCACCGACAAGTTCACCAACGCTGCCTCGA AGTTAAGCACAGGTCAACTAGTCAAAGATGAGTACTTTACGCTGTTCGAGGCGGTGGGTGCATTGGAG ATCATGGACTCGAGGATGGACAGCGGATATATTGGCCCCGGGGAGAACCAAGCTCAAGCCTTAGAAGACGACTACGATGTCACACGAGAGTTGACGCCGGAAGAAGTATTGGGTATTATGGACGAATTGCTTTGCCATGAG ATGGCATGGCACATGGGTCACCCGCTCTCCCAAACACTCTTTACATCGCTGTACCTTGACAAGTTATTATGGCCAGTACCAAAGACTGTCGAGGAGGCTCGATTCGACCGCGCGAACATGAATAGCGAAAAGGAACGGTCGCCATTATTACATCTTGTCCTGCGTGCATACTGTCTGGCCTTGGTCAAGGCTTGTGACTTTGTCCATGACCGCATTGCTCACGAATATTACTATGAG GAGGAAGATTTCGTGACCCAGCTCTACAATCGCACACTCTTATCACAGTTTGACATGACACACTTTGTGAAGTTAATCGACCAGGCGATTTTGTGGATTGATCAGCAGAAGGGCACGATTGACGATGAATTGCGAGATGCTATCAAATGCAGACTCTCTCTTCGACGCGGTTTGCTTCATGCACtagatgaagatgaggatatCAAGACAAAATCGACGGAGCATTTTACAACTTGCTTGCCCCATGTATCCTCGTTGTCAGAATCCAGCTCGCTAGGAAAGCAGATACCTGAAGCTTTTAGCGAAAAGATTCAGCGAAAATTGGCTAGCACGGTCCCTCCCCGGCCCATTGTGAGGATCGACTTTGAAGACGCGCTGGTGCATCTGAAACGGTTGTGTCAGGACGCTATTGACCTTAGAGAGGTTCTCGATTATCGTGGGCCTCATAATTTCAGAGTCGCTATCTGGACCTTGTTGTCTAGAAAGCCCCAGCCGTCTGTCTATATTCGAGCACTCACCCAAGCGCTCCTTGTCAACAACACAAACGTCCTTGGGTCTATTCAGGTTAAAGACTTTCTGTATAGTGACCTGATGGAGCTTGTCTTTCCATCCAGTGTGCTTCTTCAATCGAATACTGATGAAACGGAGATGCCTTCTGATCCACGATTCCAAATCGCTAAGCATATGGATGGGTTTGTTAAGCGGTTTGGGCAG CCATTTGTGGATACATATCGATGTGCCTGTCTCAACCGATGTCGCGTCCGTCGCACACTCTGCCATACTGTACTTGACTGGGATCAACTGCAAATGGAG GCCGAAGATCTCGATGAGCAACTGCGCACTTTGAGTCGAGAGCCACCCCTACCCCTACCCAACGGCGATACCACCTACTCCTACCCTCTTAGCAGCTGGACATATCATCAGAAGTTATGTCAATTCCGCTTGATCATCCAACTTGGATTTGAGCTTTCGATATACTCGCCAGAAGAACTCCCTGGGATGTATTGGTATCTATCACACATTTGCTCGACGCATCTGGGCCATATAGACCGGATTCGCACATTCATTGCTTCTACGGCTAAGCGCAACCTCTCATCATTAATCGGAAAGAAGCGGCATGTTCTCGGGCAACAACTTGCCGCCCAAAGATCTCTCCGGCTGTTGGAACGAATAACCACGCAGGTTGTCGCGATTGACGCCTTTGCGATCTCGCTGCATGCCCTGTATGTTCTCCTCGTCCGTCACAACATCCTTCCGACCGCTTCATCTGCGCAAGCATATTCTAGCGAAAGATTACGGTACGAACTCCGCATGAAACCGTTTTTGCCGGTCTCACTACCGGAATTAGTTCCGTACGAAGAATTCCGTCGGGAAGCCGTCTTGGAGGGCGATAGTGACACGATCGTCCTGGACCGTGCGACGCGCGCCATCTCGGAAGCGCGAAAAGCTTGGGAGGCCACCCTCGCTCACGGGCCTTTCCTCCCCGACTCTGACGGAAAGGTCAACAAAGCTCCGGCCATTGAGGAGGACTGGAAACGGGACATCAAAGATACCATGAAGGCGTGTATCGGGGCAAGTATTGCCATTGAAAGTGTGAAGAAGGCATTAGCTGGACGTAAAGATTTATCAGATCCACCGTCCACACCAATTGGTCTCCGCGTTGAGATTCCCGGAATTGGTTCGAAGGCCCGATGGCATGACTGGTGGGCAGTACCTCAGGTATCTCCGGCCAAGTGA
- a CDS encoding ATP synthase subunit epsilon family protein (COG:C;~EggNog:ENOG410PS16;~InterPro:IPR036742,IPR006721;~PFAM:PF04627;~go_component: GO:0000275 - mitochondrial proton-transporting ATP synthase complex, catalytic sector F(1) [Evidence IEA];~go_function: GO:0046933 - proton-transporting ATP synthase activity, rotational mechanism [Evidence IEA];~go_process: GO:0015986 - ATP synthesis coupled proton transport [Evidence IEA]), whose product MSFWKAAGLTYNRYMAVAARTVRRSLKEEARAVAERRGQMDLKFAKWENGKQGEAKSLAQDNQAAMAAQAEK is encoded by the exons ATGTCCTTCTGGAAAGCCGCTGGTCTGAC CTACAACCGCTACATGGCCGTCGCTGCCCGCACGGTCCGCCGCTCTCTCAAGGAAGAAGCCCGTGCCGTCGCTGAACGTCGTGGCCAGATGGACCTGAAGTTCGCCAAGTGGGAG AACGGCAAGCAGGGTGAGGCCAAGTCGCTCGCCCAGGATAACCAGGCCGCCATGGCTGCTCAAGCCGAGAAATAA
- the hsp60 gene encoding chaperone ATPase HSP60 (BUSCO:EOG09261J0P;~COG:O;~EggNog:ENOG410PHYR;~InterPro:IPR002423,IPR001844,IPR027410,IPR027413, IPR027409;~PFAM:PF00118;~go_function: GO:0005524 - ATP binding [Evidence IEA];~go_process: GO:0042026 - protein refolding [Evidence IEA]), translated as MQRAFSARLSAAAKRAPIARSSGFNLQQQRFAHKDLKFGVEARAQLLKGVDTLAKAVTSTLGPKGRNVLIESPYGSPKITKDGVTVAKAIQLQDKYENLGARLLQDVASKTNELAGDGTTTATVLARAIFSETVKNVAAGCNPMDLRRGIQAAVDAVVDYLQQNKRDITTGEEIAQVATISANGDTHVGKLISTAMEKVGKEGVITVKEGKTLEDELEVTEGMRFDRGYTSPYFITDAKAQKVEFEKPLILLSEKKISAVQDIIPALEASTTLRRPLVIIAEDIEGEALAVCILNKLRGQLQVAAVKAPGFGDNRKSILGDLGVLTNGTVFTDELDLKLEKLTPDMLGSTGSITITKEDTIILNGEGSKDSLAQRCEQIRGVMADPTTSEYEKEKLQERLAKLSGGVAVIKVGGASEVEVGEKKDRVVDALNATRAAVEGGILPGGGTALLKASANGLEKVNTANFDQQLGVSIIKNAITRPARTIVENAGLEGSVIVGKLTDDYAKDFNRGFDSSKGEYVDLIAAGIVDPLKVVRTALVDASGVASLLGTTEVAIVEAPEEKGPAAPAGGMGGMGGMGGMGGGMF; from the exons ATGCAGCGTGCTTTCTCTGCCCGTCTCTCTGCCGCTGCGAAGCGTGCCCCCATTGCCAGATCTTCCGGTTTCAACCTCCAGCAGCAAAGATTTGCTCACAAG GACCTGAAGTTCGGTGTTGAAGCTCGTGCTCAACTCCTCAAGGGTGTTGATACTCTTGCCAAGGCTGTCACTTCGACTCTTGGTCCCAAGGGTCGCAATGTCCTGATTGAGTCGCCCTACGGCTCGCCCAAGATCACCAAGG ATGGTGTGACTGTTGCCAAGGCTATCCAGCTCCAGGACAAGTACGAGAACCTCGGTGCTCGTCTCCTCCAGGATGTCGCTTCCAAGACCAACGAACTCGCTGGTGACGGTACCACCACCGCTACCGTCCTTGCTCGTGCTATCTTCTCCGAGACTGTCAAGAACGTTGCCGCTGGCTGCAACCCCATGGACCTGCGCCGCGGTATCCAGGCTGCTGTTGACGCCGTTGTCGACTACCTCCAGCAGAACAAGCGTGACATCACCACCGGCGAGGAGATCGCTCAGGTCGCTACCATTTCCGCCAACGGTGATACTCACGTCGGCAAGCTGATCTCCACCGCTATGGAGAAGGTCGGCAAGGAGGGTGTCATCACCGTCAAGGAGGGCAAGACTCTTGAGGACGAGCTCGAGGTTACTGAGGGTATGCGCTTCGACCGTGGATATACCTCGCCCTACTTCATCACCGACGCGAAGGCCCAGAAGGTCGAGTTCGAGAAGCCCCTCATCCTGCTCTCCGAGAAGAAGATCTCCGCTGTTCAGGACATCATCCCCGCCCTCGAGGCCTCCACCACCCTCCGTCGCCCTctcgtcatcatcgctgAGGACATTGAGGGTGAGGCTCTCGCTGTCTGCATCTTGAACAAGCTCCGTGGTCAGCTCCAGGTTGCTGCCGTCAAGGCCCCTGGCTTCGGTGACAACCGCAAGAGCATCCTTGGTGACCTTGGTGTCCTCACAAACGGTACCGTCTTCACCGATGAGCTTGACCTCAAGCTTGAGAAGCTTACCCCTGACATGCTCGGTTCCACCGgctccatcaccatcaccaaggAGGATACTATCATCCTGAACGGTGAGGGTAGCAAGGACAGCCTTGCTCAGCGCTGCGAGCAGATCCGTGGTGTCATGGCTGACCCTACTACATCTGAGTacgagaaggagaagctcCAGGAGCGTCTTGCTAAGCTCTCTGGTGGTGTCGCCGTCATCAAGGTTGGCGGTGCCTCCGAGGTCGAGGTCGGTGAGAAGAAGGACCGTGTCGTTGACGCCCTCAACGCTACCCGCGCTGCCGTCGAGGGTGGTATTCTCCCCGGTGGTGGTACTGCCCTCCTCAAGGCCTCCGCCAATGGCCTTGAGAAGGTCAACACTGCCAACTTCGACCAACAGCTCGGTGTCAGCATCATCAAGAACGCCATCACCCGCCCCGCTCGCACCATTGTCGAGAACGCCGGTCTGGAGGGTAGCGTCATTGTCGGCAAGCTTACCGACGACTACGCCAAGGACTTCAACCGTGGATTCGACAGCTCCAAGGGCGAGTATGTCGACCTCATCGCTGCTGGTATCGTCGACCCTCTCAAGGTCGTCCGCACCGCTCTTGTTGATGCCAGTGGTGTTGCCTCGCTGCTCGGTACCACCGAGGTCGCTATCGTTGAGGCCCCTGAGGAGAAGGGCCCTGCTGCCCCTGCCGGTGGCATGGGCGGTATGGGCGGTATGGGTGGCATGGGCGGCGGCATGTTCTAA